The genomic window CACGCTCACAAGCTTTTTGTTTCTCCTGCTTTCAAAGTGAACGTACCCGTCCGTCAGCGCGAAGAGGGTGAAATCTGAACCAAGTCCTACATTTTTACCAGGATATATCTTTGTTCCCCTCTGCCTTACAAGTATGTTTCCAGCCTTTACGAACTGACCGCCGTACCTTTTAACACCTAACCTTTTAGAATGACTATCCCTTCCGTTTCTCGTAGAACCACCGCTCGCTTTAGAAGCCATTTCAAACCTCCTTTATATCTTTAATTAATATCTCCGTGTAAGATTGTCTATGCCCTTTCCATCTCTTATAGTTCTTCTTAGGCTTATACTTAAAGACGGTTACCTTTCTCCCCTTACCATGGGCTACCACTTCAGCTACAACCTTTCCCTTGTAAAATTCAACGCTTCCGTCGTCCTTCCTGAGCATCAATGGTTCAAACTCTACACTTGCACCTTCTTCCGCCTTTATTTTCTCAATTCTGAGCTTCATACCCGGTTCAACCCTGTACTGCTTTCCACCAGTCTTTATTACGGCGTACATATGGATTACCTCCTATATGGCTTAACAGAGTGAATAGTATAGCATAAAAGCAAAGTGATAAAATAAAACTTCTATGGAAAAGCTCTGGGAAGCACATGGACTCTCTGAGGAAGAGTACAAGAAGATAGTCTCCTTTCTCGGCAGGGAGCCTAACAACGTTGAGCTCGGTGTCCTCGGTGCCCTCTGGTCGGAACACTGCTCTTATAAATCTTCAAGGGCTGTTCTCAAGAAGTTTCCAACTCAGGCTGAGTGGGTGGTTCAAGGACCTGGCGAGAACGCAGGCGTTATAAGGGTGGACGACGACGTATGGGTAGCCTTTAAGATTGAAAGCCACAATCACCCCTCCTTTATAGAACCTTTTAACGGGGCTGCTACAGGGGTTGGAGGGATAATAAGAGACGTACTTTCAATGGGAGCACGACCGATAGCACTTGCAGACTCATTGCGTTTTGGAGAGCTTACAGACCAGAGGACGAAATTTCTTGTAAAGGGAGTTGTAAAAGGTATAAGCTCTTACGGGAACTCCATAGGGGTCCCCACCGTGGGTGGAGAGACTTTTTTTGAAGGCTCTTACAGAACTAACCCCCTGGTGAACGCCTTCTGTCTGGGGATACTCCCGGCTAACAGGATGTACCGGGCGAGAGCAACCAAAGTAGGACAGCTCCTCTTTCTTATAGGCTCTTCCACGGGAAGGGACGGCATTCACGGCGCGGTGATGGCTTCTGGAGAGTTTGGAGAAGATGCCCAGGAGAAAAGACCGAACGTACAGGTTGGAGACCCTTACTTTGGAAAGAAGCTAATAGAGGCAGTTCTTGAAGCTGTGGAGAGAGGCATACCTGTAGGTATGCAGGACCTGGGTGCAGCCGGGCTTGCAGGCTCTGCTTCCGAACTTGCCAGCAAGTCTGATATGGGGGTTGAACTTTACCTTGACAAGGTTCCTCTTAGAGAGGAGGGTATGAACCCGTATGAGATCCTCCTTTCAGAGAGTCAAGAGAGGATGCTGCTTGTAGTTGAGGAGGAAAACGTAAAGTATCTGGAAGAGATAGCAGAAAAATACCACCTCAACTATGCGGTTGTCGGAAGGACCACGGACGATAAAAGATTCAGAGCTTTCTTTAATGGGGAGTTGGTAGCTGAGCTTCCGGTCAATCTTATAGTAGATGAAGCACCAGTCTATAGCAGACCCGTAAAAGAACCTTCTTACCTAAAGGAGCTCAGGGACTTTGACCAAGAACTTCTACCGGAAGTTGACATCAAGGAGGCGTTAATAAAACTCCTGTCCTCTCCCAACGTATGCTCAAAGGCTTGGATATACACCCAGTACGATTATCAGGTGGGGACGAACACGGTAATAAAACCGGGTGGGGACGCAGCCCTTTTGAGGCTTAAATGGGTTGAGAAACCAGAGCTTCACTCAAAGAAGGGCATAGCTATCTCCTCAGAGGGGAACGGGAGGTTCGTATTCTTGAACCCCTATGAGGGTGGCAAGTACATTGTTGCGGAAGCTTGCAGAAATGTGGCCTGCACGGGAGCGGTGCCGTTGGCTATAACCGATTGTCTAAACTTTGGAAATCCTGAAAGACCTGAGATAATGTGGCAGCTCCTTAAAGCTGTTGAAGGCATGTCGGAGGCTTGCAGAGAGCTGAACGTTCCTGTAATAAGCGGGAACGTATCTCTTTACAATGAAACAGTTGAGAAGAATGAGGTCAGAAATGTGTACCCTACACCCGTTGTAGTTTGTGTGGGTGTACTGGAAGATATAGAGCGATTTGTAGATATAGCCTATCAAGCACCCGGAGAGCTTATACTCATAGGAGACCTCAAAAGACCTTCTCAGATAGACGGAAGTGAGTATCTTAAGGTAGTTCATGGTCTTGTAAAAGGAGATGTACCGAAGGTTGATCTCGGGAAAGAAAGGACCCTCATAGAGACCTTATCCTTTCTTATTAAGAACGATATTGTGAAGTCAGCCCACGATATATCCTCAGGCGGGCTTCTTGTGAACGTGCTTGAGAGTCTATTTACAAGTAAGTTCGGGGCTGAGATAGAGCTGTACTCCGATGAAAGGGCGGACATCTTCCTGTTTGCTGAAATGCCAACTCGCGTTGTTGTGAGTGTTGAGCAGTCTAAGTCCGATCAGCTTAAGGATTTAATTGAGGAAAGAGGGCTTGATTGGATGTACATAGGCAGGATTATACCTGAGAGAGTTATCAGGTTGAGCTATAATGGGGAGCTGGTCTTTGAAGAGGACGTTGAAACCCTTAAGGAGGTGTGGGAAAGATCCTTAGAGGAAGCACTCTAATATACCTGTACACCCTTATCGGGGTTGTGTTCCTTGATCTCCTCACAAAGGAGATGGCGGAGCAGTTTCTCTCAGAGAAAAGCTATGAGCCTTTACCCTTCCTCAAGCTCTTTCTTATATACAACAAAGGGGCTGCCTTCGGTATTTTCTCAGGTGCACCCGATTGGATAAGGATACCTATCCTTGTTGTAACACCTGTTATCGCTTTTGCCGTCACCTACATTTACTCCAGAAGAGACTCAAACCTGCTTATCTCAGTGATAATGGGTCTTATAGCTGGAGGTGCCTTGGGAAATCTTTACGATAGGCTTTTCTTAGGAAAGGTCAGGGATTTTATCCACCTCCACATTGGAGAACACTACTGGCCAGCCTTCAATATAGCCGATGCCTCCATAACAACAGCGGTACTCCTTTTAGTAATAGGGCAACTCAAGAAGTAGTATATAAGTATGGGTTTCATATATATGACCTCCTTTGGAGGTGTTGAGAGCAGACTGCTTATAGGTTCAGCCACGAATGTAAAGGAAACCTTCGGTTTTAGCGTACGTGTATCTTCTGTGCCCTTTCCACCAAAGCTCGGCTTTAACCCAAGAAGGGGGCAGTTCCACGCAGGAACTATCCTCTCTTACTTAAGCCAGCTTTACTTTCCGGAGCTTGTACGTATGGTAGCCCTTGTCGGCTTTGACCTTTACGAGGAAGGTTTAAACTTTGTGTTTGGAGAAGCTGAACTTGGAGGAAAAAGCGCCCTCATAAGCGTTTACAGGTTGAAGCATTATGATGAGCGAATAACCTTTGAGAGAACCTTTAAGGAGGTAAACCATGAACTTGGGCACACCTTTGGGCTCACCCACTGTTCTGATACCACCTGTGTTATGAGCTTCTCAAATTCTCTTGCTGATGTTGATAGAAAATCAAGAGAGTTCTGTGAAAGTTGTAAAGGGAAGCTGAGGTTAGCCCTTTCCTCTTACAGATAGAATCCAGGGCGCAAGGGTGAAAAGCCATATAAGGGAGAGGATAGAGTTAAAAGTTAGCATGTAAACAGTCCCCAATTTTAGAAAAACGCCTCCCATAGCTCCACCTAAAAAGGCGCCTATAAACTGGCTTGTGTTGTAAACTCCGACCGCCAAGCCTCTCGTGTCTTTATGGGAGAGTTTGGTAAGCAAGGAAGGCATGATAGGTTCAAGAAGGTGAAAACCTATGAAGTAAAGCAAAAGGAGCGAGACCACACCGGTGAAGTTCTTGAAAATGAGATGACTGATAAAACCTAAGCCGATGAGGACTATACCGCTAAGAAATACCTCCCTTATCCTACCTTTCTTTTCAGCGAGTATAGTTGAAGGTACCATCACGGCTATGGATACGAGGATTATGGGTAAGTAAAGTTTCCAGTGCTCCGGTTTTGGGAGATTGTATCTGTTTATCAGCTCTATGGGAATTACCGTAAATATGGATACGAGGAGGGCATGGAGTATACCTACAGACAGGTTCAGCATAACTTGGCTTCTATCCTTAAGTACCATGCCTATGTTCTTTAAGGAAGGTTCTATTTCTTTATGATGGGTTTTTGGCTCCTTTATAAAGAAAAGAATGTACAGCATAGCTATACAGGACAGGAAAGCAGTTAGATAGAATATGAAGGGAACGCCAAACTTACCAGCCAATATAGGTGCAACCGTTATACTGAAGGCAAAGACCATCCCCACAGAAGCACCTATCTGAGCGAAGGCTCTCGTCCTCACCTCCTCTCTTATTAGGTCTGCTGCTAAGGATACAGCCGCTGAAGATATGGCTCCACCACCCTGAATGAGCCTCGCGACTATCATACTCCATATATTGTGAGCTATCCCCCCCAAGATGCTACCGAATATATAGGCTATAAACCCGAAGGTTATAACGGGTTTCCTGCCAAATTTATCGGACAGGTATCCGAAGGGAATCTGCAAAACTGCCTGGGTAAGCCCGTATATACCTACCGCTATACCTGTGAGCACCGGTGTGCTACCTTCCATGCTTTTCACATAAGGTGCAAGAACCGGGAGTAAGAGGAAAAGTCCCAGCATACGGGCAACCACAGCGAAGGTTATACCGGCGAGGGTTCTTTTCTCCTCGGATGTAAACATGTGGGGAATATTATATCAGGAGCCTTCCAGGCTGTATCTGATAATCTCTAAAAGGGTTAGTAAAGTCTTCTTAACGTCCTCCTTATCCTTCGCGGAAAGGGGTATTACCGGTATGCCCTCCTCCTCGGATATATCAAGGGCAAACTTTACATCCTCAGGAGACCAGGCGTTGGGAAGGTCCTGTTTATTGGCACCAACCACAACCGGCACAGGGAACCTTGACTGGAAGAAGTTGATTATCTTCCTCGCTTCGTGAAAGGTTTTTGGGTCAGTGCTGTCAACGAGAACTATTATCCCCAGGGCACCCTCACCGAGTATCTCCCACATGAAATCAAACCTTGATTGCCCAGGTGTCCCAAAAAGGTACAGTTCGTGCTCATCGTCTATCCTTATCTTTCCGAAATCCATAGCAACGGTGGTGTAGTCTTTAACGTTTTTTTCAGTTATACCAGAGGTTTTCCTTTCGGTAGCGACGGTCTTTATCTCGCTTACTGTATTTATAAACTGGGTCTTCCCTGCCGCGAAGGGACCTGCCACAACTATCTTAATCTTTTTAAGCTCCTTCATGCCCCACCTACAGCTGCTTTATTTTCTCTATTATCTTTGCAAGAAGGTCAAGGGTTATGGAGGGTTTCTGCACCCTCTCCTTCCTCTTCCTTCTTATTATCCCCGCTGCGAGAAAACCGTATAGAGCTCTATCAACGGTAAGCCTGTCCAACCCTGCCTCTTTCCTTATGTCTGCGACGCTCTTATTCCCATCTACAAGGGATAGAACTTTCTTCTCCTCCTCTGTTAGATTAACCCTGGCGACTCTCTCATCTACATCGGGAGCTTTTTCAAACACCAAAAGCTCATCGGAGATTTTTCTCTCAACCTCCTCCTCTGTAAGGGAACGTGAGGCTCTCATGATGAGCTCTTCCACCGGGTAACGGACCGGTACATCGCTATCGTACTTTATAAACCCGGGCGTAAAGGAAAATATACCTTCTTTCTGCTCAAGCCTCGGTAAAAAGAAGCGCTCTATAGTTTTGTGGATATCTTCCTTCTTTATACGTAGTCTGCTGATGAGCTGCTCAAAGTTCCTGTCCGTATATACCCTGAAAACCTTGTCAACTGGTCTTGCGAAGATGACCTCCCCGTCTTTAACGTAGTATGCGACTATCATATCCTTCCATTCAACCAAAAGAACACCGCTCTTTTTATCCTTGGCAAGGACCTGAAGTATATCTGCAAAGCTGAAAGTGGTTAAATCTCCTGTAAGCGCCATCTATTAACCTATAGCCTCCTTAAGTTGAGTCTGAGCTTTCTTTATATCCATAAGCAGGAGACCCAGCTTGGCAGCGTTGCTTGCAAGGACGGTAAGAACCGCGTCCTGTCCGATTCCGGTAAGCACGATGTAGCCCTCTTCCCCTTTTATGGTAATCTGCTCAAGGGTTCCCTTTTGAAGTTCCTCAGTGACCTTTTCTCCCAGGGAGAGGATAGCTGCGCTCATAGCTGCAACTCTGTCCTCCTCTATGCCCGGCTTGAGTACCGCGGATATGGGGAGACCATCGGCACTGACGAGAACGGCACCTTCCAAACCAGAACTTTTGATAAGTTCCTGCAAGACCTTCTCGTACTTGTCCATATCTAATAACCCTCCTTATTCTTCTTTTATAAGTTCAAGTCTCTTCATTACTCCTCTCTCCAGCTTCATAACCCTTTCTATCCCCTCCTTTACTCTCTGAACATCTATTTTATCGTCTTTTTCTTCCAGAAGTGCAGAAATTCTTTCAAGCTCTTCCCCGCACTCTCTAAGGTCCCTTTTTATCTCCATGAAAAGCTCTGCGTAATCCTCAAATACGTTCTGGACAGCCTGCCCTATAGCTCCAACCGGGTCAAGTCCTGCAGGAAACTCCGTCTTCAGGTAGCCTTCTCTGACCCTGTCCAGGGATTCCAAAAGCTTTGAGGTGTTTTCCGATATGCTCTCTATCTGGTCTTCCAGTGCGTTAATCTGTTTTTGATATTTGTCTTCAAAGTTCTTCACAAGCTCCTTTATGCTTTCAACAACGGTAACCATCTCCTCGTGGATAGGTATCGGGACTACGGTCTTCTCCTTATGCCTTTCTTCAAGGATATCTATCACATACATCAGCCTTCCGAACAACTCCTCAAGTTTTCCCTTAGTCCAGAGAAGGTTGAAGACTACCCATGCGGAGGATATGGCAAAGCCCACACCGAGGGCGTAGTATGGATTTACCTGCCCGAGAAAAAATAGGGCGAAGGATATAAGTATCCCCAGGAATATGGAAGAAAGAACGAAAAATTTTAGAAGCTCGTTTCCTAAAGAGGAAATTCTCGGTGTTTCAACCATGGGCTCACCCTTCAAACCCTCCTAACAAAGGTTATCGCTACAAGACGTGGATTTTTCAATTATTCCAGATTCCCTTCTTCTATGAAGAGTTCCCTCCTCATAGCCACCTTACCTGTCCTTGCCATTTCCTTTATACCAAAAGGTTTCAGGAGTTCCAGCATGGCGTTTATCTTTTCCTCATCACCGGTGACCTCTATGGTGTAGGTCTCAGGAGAGACGTCAACTATCTTTCCTCTGAATATCTCAACTATTCTCAAAACTTCGTCTCTCGCCCTTGAAGTGGGTGTGTGGACCTTTACCAGGACGAGCTCCCTTTCTACATGGGGGACATCCGTTATGTCTCTTACCTTTAAGGTATCTATTAGTTTCCTGAGCTGTTTCACAACCTGGTCTATAACTATGTCATCACCAACAACCTCTATGGTCATCCTTGATATTCCTGGTTCGTGGGTTTCTCCAACGGAAAGGCTCTCTATGTTGTATCCCTTTCCTGCTATAAGGGTCGCTATCCTTGCCAGTACGCCTATTTCGTTCCTTACCTTAACGTTTATTATGTGCTTTCTGACCTGACCCTTCCTCGTCTGCCTTAACCTTGGTGATTTAGCAACCGTTATCTCCGCACCACCAACCGTGTCAGCCATTTAAATCCTCCTCTCTTTATCCAACTAAGTACATGGTTTCCGCTTCAGCTCCTCTTCCGTCTTCAAGAATCATGTCCTTGTAAGACTTTCCAGGAGGAACCATAGGCAGGACGTTTTCCTCTCTGTCTACGACGAAGTCCATTATTACAGGTCTGTCCTCCACCTTCATAGCTTCTTCAAGGATTTCCCTGACTTCCTTAGGTTTCTCCGCTCTAAAGCCAACCGCTCCCATGGCTTCAGCAAGCTTTACAAAATCTGGTTGCAAGCTCAAGTCAACCTCTGAGTACCTTTTGCTGTAGAAGAGCTCTTGCCACTGGCGCACCATCCCCAGATAGGCGTTGTTTACTATGGCGACCTTAACAGGTACTCTGTACTGTACAGCAGTGATTATCTCCTGCATAGTCATCACAAAGGACCCATCACCGTCTATAACGAAAACCTCCTTCTCAGGTCTTCCTATCTTGGCGCCTATACCTGCTGGAAGGCCAAAACCCATGGTTCCCAAGCCTCCGGAATTCAGGAACTGTCTTGGGTAAGAGTACTTGTAGAACATGGCTGCCCACATCTGGTGCTGTCCAACTCCGGGCACAATTATGGCGTCGCCGTTGGTTACCTCGTAAATCTGCTCAATAACATACTGAGGTTTAATCACCTTCTTGGAATTTTTATAGGTAAGGGGATGGAGTTTCTTCCACTTCTCTATCTGTTCCAGCCATTTTTCCCTTTCCTCCGGGTGGGTGACCTTAGCACCTTTCCTCTTAAGCTCGTTTATCAGTTTTCTGAGGACTATCTTTACATCCCCGACTATGGGAACATCAACGATTATGTTCTTAGATATGGAAGCTGGGTCTATGTCTATATGAATTATCTTTGCATCGGGAGCGAACTCATCAATTTTACCTGTGACCCTGTCATCAAACCTTGCCCCCACAGCTATTAGCAGGTCGGAGTTATAAACTGCCATGTTGGCATAGTAGGTGCCATGCATGCCTAGCATTCTCAGAGCGAGAGGGTGGTTTTCTGGGAAGGCACCCTTACCCTGTGTGGTAGTTGCCACAGGTATCTTCATAAGTTCAGCCAGCTCTATGAGCTCTTCCTGTGCTTCTGCATTCACAGCCCCACCACCCACATATAGGACGGGTCTCTTGGCTTCCATTATGAGCTTTACAGCTTTCTTTATCTGCTGGATATTGCCCTCGGTATGGGGTTTGTACCCAGGAAGAGCCTTTTTAACCTCTTCAAGAGAGGGTATCTTTACATCTGAAAGTTGCTGGGTGATGTCCTTTGGTATATCAACGAGAACCGGTCCCGGTCTTCCTGTACTTGCAATATAAAAGGCTTTCCTTATGATGAGGGGAAGCTCATCTATGTTTCTCACTAAGAAGTTGTGTTTTGTAATGGGTCTGGTTATTCCGACTATGTCAACCTCCTGAAAGGCATCGTTTCCTATCATGTGGGTGGGCACCTGACCGGTTATAACCACCATAGGGACGGAATCCATATATGCGTCCGCTATCGGAGTGACTATATTTGTAGCCCCTGGACCAGAGGTTGTCATAGCAACGCCCACCTTACCGGTAGCCTTGGCGTAACCCTCAGCCATATGGCCTGCACCCTGTTCATGACGGGCAAGTATATGCTTTATGCCTCCGTCTCGGTAAAGGGCATCGTAAACCTCCATTATTGCCCCACCGGGGAGTCCGAATATCACATCAACCCCTTCTTCCTTAAGGGTTTCTATCACTATGTCTGCGCCCTTTCTTGACATTAGACTATCTCCTCCTGATTTAAATAAATCGTAATATATAAAATTTGTATAAACACGTAAGAAGGTCAAGGGAAAAAACAGACCTGTAAGCGTTTAAAATTTGCCCACTCAATAGGAATGCGCGTAAGACTTTACTCTGAGCTATATTTCACGTCTTTGGGAATTACGCACAGATACACTGAGGGTGTGGTATAATTTGCAGGATAAATCACAGGAGGTTCCGAGATGGGAATGCTCAGTTACGAAGAAGCCCTTGACCTTTTACGTCAACAGATAAAGGAGTTTGAAGCTGAAGCCAAGATGGAAGAAGTTGGCGTGGTTTACTATGTCGGTGACGGCGTGGCAAGGGCTTATGGTCTGGAAAATGTTATGGCTATGGAGGTCGTGGAGTTTGAGGGGGGACAGAAGGGATTAGCCTTTAACCTTGAGGAAGATAACGTTGGTCTGATAATACTGGGTAGCGAATCGGGTATAAGAGAAGGCTCCATAGTAAGGAGGTCAAACCAGATACTCTCAGTCCCTGTTGGGGAAAGCCTCGTTGGTAGAGTTATAAACGCTCTTGGAGAACCCCTTGACGGGAAGGGACCTATAGAGTATGAATACATGTCTCCTGTTGAAAAGATAGCCCCCGGTGTTGTTGCAAGGAAACCTGTCCACGAACCCCTCCAGACAGGCATAAAGTCTATAGACTCTATGATTCCTATAGGAAGAGGTCAAAGGGAGCTTATAATTGGTGACAGGGCAACCGGAAAGACTACCATATGTATAGACACCATCCTCAATCAGAAGAATACTGACGTTTACTGCATATACGTAGCCATAGGTCAGAAAAGGTCAACTACCGCAAGGATTATAGAGCTCCTTGAAAAAGAAGGGGCTATGGAGTACACCACCGTTGTCGTTGCTTCAGCGACTGACCCTGCTTCCCTTCAGTACCTTGCTCCCTTCGTGGGGTGTACCATAGGTGAGTACTTTAGAGACAACGGAAAACACGCTCTCGTTGTTTACGATGACCTTTCCAAGCATGCAGAAGCTTATAGACAGCTCTCCCTGTTGATGAGAAGACCACCGGGTAGGGAAGCTTACCCTGGAGATGTTTTCTACCTTCACTCAAGGCTTCTTGAAAGGGCTGCAAAGCTTAACGACAACCTCGGTGGAGGCTCACTTACAGCCCTGCCCATAATTGAAACCAAAGCTGGAGACGTTGCCGCCTACATACCAACCAACGTTATATCCATAACGGACGGGCAGATATACCTTGAACCGGACCTCTTCAACAAAGGTGTAAGACCGGCTATAAACGTTGGTCTATCGGTTTCAAGGGTTGGGGGAGCTGCCCAGATAAAGGCTATGAAACAGGTCGCAGGAACTCTCAGGCTAGACCTGGCTCAGTTCAGGGAGCTTGAGGCATTCGTTCAGTTTGCCTCGGAGCTTGATAAGGCAACCCAACAAACTATAAACAGGGGTATGAGACTCGTTGAGCTCCTAAA from Hydrogenivirga caldilitoris includes these protein-coding regions:
- the rpmA gene encoding 50S ribosomal protein L27 — encoded protein: MASKASGGSTRNGRDSHSKRLGVKRYGGQFVKAGNILVRQRGTKIYPGKNVGLGSDFTLFALTDGYVHFESRRNKKLVSVLTPEEWESLNGNGKAT
- the rplU gene encoding 50S ribosomal protein L21 encodes the protein MYAVIKTGGKQYRVEPGMKLRIEKIKAEEGASVEFEPLMLRKDDGSVEFYKGKVVAEVVAHGKGRKVTVFKYKPKKNYKRWKGHRQSYTEILIKDIKEV
- the purL gene encoding phosphoribosylformylglycinamidine synthase subunit PurL, whose translation is MEKLWEAHGLSEEEYKKIVSFLGREPNNVELGVLGALWSEHCSYKSSRAVLKKFPTQAEWVVQGPGENAGVIRVDDDVWVAFKIESHNHPSFIEPFNGAATGVGGIIRDVLSMGARPIALADSLRFGELTDQRTKFLVKGVVKGISSYGNSIGVPTVGGETFFEGSYRTNPLVNAFCLGILPANRMYRARATKVGQLLFLIGSSTGRDGIHGAVMASGEFGEDAQEKRPNVQVGDPYFGKKLIEAVLEAVERGIPVGMQDLGAAGLAGSASELASKSDMGVELYLDKVPLREEGMNPYEILLSESQERMLLVVEEENVKYLEEIAEKYHLNYAVVGRTTDDKRFRAFFNGELVAELPVNLIVDEAPVYSRPVKEPSYLKELRDFDQELLPEVDIKEALIKLLSSPNVCSKAWIYTQYDYQVGTNTVIKPGGDAALLRLKWVEKPELHSKKGIAISSEGNGRFVFLNPYEGGKYIVAEACRNVACTGAVPLAITDCLNFGNPERPEIMWQLLKAVEGMSEACRELNVPVISGNVSLYNETVEKNEVRNVYPTPVVVCVGVLEDIERFVDIAYQAPGELILIGDLKRPSQIDGSEYLKVVHGLVKGDVPKVDLGKERTLIETLSFLIKNDIVKSAHDISSGGLLVNVLESLFTSKFGAEIELYSDERADIFLFAEMPTRVVVSVEQSKSDQLKDLIEERGLDWMYIGRIIPERVIRLSYNGELVFEEDVETLKEVWERSLEEAL
- the lspA gene encoding signal peptidase II yields the protein MGKILRGSTLIYLYTLIGVVFLDLLTKEMAEQFLSEKSYEPLPFLKLFLIYNKGAAFGIFSGAPDWIRIPILVVTPVIAFAVTYIYSRRDSNLLISVIMGLIAGGALGNLYDRLFLGKVRDFIHLHIGEHYWPAFNIADASITTAVLLLVIGQLKK
- a CDS encoding archaemetzincin family Zn-dependent metalloprotease yields the protein MGFIYMTSFGGVESRLLIGSATNVKETFGFSVRVSSVPFPPKLGFNPRRGQFHAGTILSYLSQLYFPELVRMVALVGFDLYEEGLNFVFGEAELGGKSALISVYRLKHYDERITFERTFKEVNHELGHTFGLTHCSDTTCVMSFSNSLADVDRKSREFCESCKGKLRLALSSYR
- a CDS encoding MFS transporter, whose protein sequence is MFTSEEKRTLAGITFAVVARMLGLFLLLPVLAPYVKSMEGSTPVLTGIAVGIYGLTQAVLQIPFGYLSDKFGRKPVITFGFIAYIFGSILGGIAHNIWSMIVARLIQGGGAISSAAVSLAADLIREEVRTRAFAQIGASVGMVFAFSITVAPILAGKFGVPFIFYLTAFLSCIAMLYILFFIKEPKTHHKEIEPSLKNIGMVLKDRSQVMLNLSVGILHALLVSIFTVIPIELINRYNLPKPEHWKLYLPIILVSIAVMVPSTILAEKKGRIREVFLSGIVLIGLGFISHLIFKNFTGVVSLLLLYFIGFHLLEPIMPSLLTKLSHKDTRGLAVGVYNTSQFIGAFLGGAMGGVFLKLGTVYMLTFNSILSLIWLFTLAPWILSVRGKG
- a CDS encoding GTP-binding protein; amino-acid sequence: MKELKKIKIVVAGPFAAGKTQFINTVSEIKTVATERKTSGITEKNVKDYTTVAMDFGKIRIDDEHELYLFGTPGQSRFDFMWEILGEGALGIIVLVDSTDPKTFHEARKIINFFQSRFPVPVVVGANKQDLPNAWSPEDVKFALDISEEEGIPVIPLSAKDKEDVKKTLLTLLEIIRYSLEGS
- a CDS encoding DUF4388 domain-containing protein yields the protein MALTGDLTTFSFADILQVLAKDKKSGVLLVEWKDMIVAYYVKDGEVIFARPVDKVFRVYTDRNFEQLISRLRIKKEDIHKTIERFFLPRLEQKEGIFSFTPGFIKYDSDVPVRYPVEELIMRASRSLTEEEVERKISDELLVFEKAPDVDERVARVNLTEEEKKVLSLVDGNKSVADIRKEAGLDRLTVDRALYGFLAAGIIRRKRKERVQKPSITLDLLAKIIEKIKQL
- a CDS encoding roadblock/LC7 domain-containing protein, coding for MDKYEKVLQELIKSSGLEGAVLVSADGLPISAVLKPGIEEDRVAAMSAAILSLGEKVTEELQKGTLEQITIKGEEGYIVLTGIGQDAVLTVLASNAAKLGLLLMDIKKAQTQLKEAIG
- the ilvN gene encoding acetolactate synthase small subunit — its product is MADTVGGAEITVAKSPRLRQTRKGQVRKHIINVKVRNEIGVLARIATLIAGKGYNIESLSVGETHEPGISRMTIEVVGDDIVIDQVVKQLRKLIDTLKVRDITDVPHVERELVLVKVHTPTSRARDEVLRIVEIFRGKIVDVSPETYTIEVTGDEEKINAMLELLKPFGIKEMARTGKVAMRRELFIEEGNLE
- the ilvB gene encoding biosynthetic-type acetolactate synthase large subunit; its protein translation is MSRKGADIVIETLKEEGVDVIFGLPGGAIMEVYDALYRDGGIKHILARHEQGAGHMAEGYAKATGKVGVAMTTSGPGATNIVTPIADAYMDSVPMVVITGQVPTHMIGNDAFQEVDIVGITRPITKHNFLVRNIDELPLIIRKAFYIASTGRPGPVLVDIPKDITQQLSDVKIPSLEEVKKALPGYKPHTEGNIQQIKKAVKLIMEAKRPVLYVGGGAVNAEAQEELIELAELMKIPVATTTQGKGAFPENHPLALRMLGMHGTYYANMAVYNSDLLIAVGARFDDRVTGKIDEFAPDAKIIHIDIDPASISKNIIVDVPIVGDVKIVLRKLINELKRKGAKVTHPEEREKWLEQIEKWKKLHPLTYKNSKKVIKPQYVIEQIYEVTNGDAIIVPGVGQHQMWAAMFYKYSYPRQFLNSGGLGTMGFGLPAGIGAKIGRPEKEVFVIDGDGSFVMTMQEIITAVQYRVPVKVAIVNNAYLGMVRQWQELFYSKRYSEVDLSLQPDFVKLAEAMGAVGFRAEKPKEVREILEEAMKVEDRPVIMDFVVDREENVLPMVPPGKSYKDMILEDGRGAEAETMYLVG
- the atpA gene encoding F0F1 ATP synthase subunit alpha, which gives rise to MGMLSYEEALDLLRQQIKEFEAEAKMEEVGVVYYVGDGVARAYGLENVMAMEVVEFEGGQKGLAFNLEEDNVGLIILGSESGIREGSIVRRSNQILSVPVGESLVGRVINALGEPLDGKGPIEYEYMSPVEKIAPGVVARKPVHEPLQTGIKSIDSMIPIGRGQRELIIGDRATGKTTICIDTILNQKNTDVYCIYVAIGQKRSTTARIIELLEKEGAMEYTTVVVASATDPASLQYLAPFVGCTIGEYFRDNGKHALVVYDDLSKHAEAYRQLSLLMRRPPGREAYPGDVFYLHSRLLERAAKLNDNLGGGSLTALPIIETKAGDVAAYIPTNVISITDGQIYLEPDLFNKGVRPAINVGLSVSRVGGAAQIKAMKQVAGTLRLDLAQFRELEAFVQFASELDKATQQTINRGMRLVELLKQEPYNPLPVEKQIVAIFAGTNGYLDDLPVESVRKFEKELYVFLDNERPEILQEIREKKALDDELKGKIKEALDAFKAKFVP